A genomic stretch from Candidatus Bathyarchaeota archaeon includes:
- a CDS encoding transposase: MNATVTTGNCYDSPFLPQFIEDLEAEYILADAGYNSKRKFKAIRDIGAVAIITDNPRRRGKTLKIECS, from the coding sequence TTGAATGCTACAGTGACGACGGGTAACTGTTATGACTCGCCGTTTCTTCCCCAGTTCATCGAGGACTTGGAGGCAGAGTACATTCTGGCTGACGCAGGCTACAACTCGAAGCGAAAATTTAAAGCCATCAGAGACATCGGTGCCGTGGCAATAATCACCGATAACCCACGGAGAAGAGGCAAAACGCTCAAAATCGAGTGCAGTTAA